The genomic segment CGGCAGCGAGCGCGATCGAGAACACCACGCTGGTCGCGGTGGTGACCGACGCGAACCTCACCAAGCCGCAGGTGAAGCGGCTGGCGATGCTGGCGCAGACCGGGTTCGCCCGCGCGATCTACCCGGTGCATGCGCCGCTCGATGGCGACGTGGTGTTCGCCGCGGCGACCGGCGTCAAACCGGTCGAGCCGCTCGCAGGTCTCACCGAGCTCGGCACCATCGCGGCCAACACGGTGGCGCGGGCAATCGCTCGCGGCGTCTATGAGGCCACCGCGCTGCCGTTCAAGGACGCGCAGCCGGCGTGGCGCGACCGGTTCGGCTCGAAGCGATAATCTGAGGCAACAGTGCTGCGCCGTTCGATGTCGTCATCCGCGGGTTCATCACGCGCACGTTGATCATCATTCGGCTTGTCGAGGGCGATGAATTGTCGGGCCGAGCCGGGCAATTCATCATCGGGACCAAGCGTCGGTGATCAGGCGCTGACCGACAGCGACTTGGCCGAGGCCGCCTGGATCTGCGACGCCTGGCGCTGGATCAGCTGCTCGACGAAATTGTACGACGAGGTGGCGCTGCTCGACGACGAGCCGGTCGCCGCCGAGGTCATCGTCACCTTGCTGCCGTCCGAGTAGGTGACGGAGGTGGTCACGCTGCCATCGGAATTGGTGACGCTGGTCGAGGACGAGCCGGACAGCGCCTGCAGTAGCGGATCGCTGCTGCCGCCACCGCCGTTGCCACCGTTCGCTCCACCACCGCCATGCGCATGATGCCGACGGCCGCTCTTCAGCGCCGAGGACATCTCGTCCATGCTGACCTTGCCGTCGTTGTTGGCGTCCATCTTGCCGAACACCTTGTCGGCATTGGCGACATTGGTGCCGCCGGCGCCGAGCGCGTTCTCGAATTCGCTCTTGGTGATCGAGCCGTCGCCGTCGGCGTCGATCTGCTTGAACAGATCCTTCAGCGCGGAGTCGCGCGTCTTTGAGGCGGTCGAGTTGGAGCTGGAGGTCGACTGCTGGCTTTGCGCATCGAGCAGCGCCTGCATGGTCTCCTGCGACAGCCCGCTCGACGGAAACGAGCCGGTGCCGCTGGTCGACAGGGTCGGGAACGACGACGTGCTCGTGCTGCTGCTCGAGCTGGCGAACGGGTTGGTGAAGCTGGTGGTCTGCGACGACGATTTCGACGTCGAGCTCAGCGTATTGAGCAGTCCGGACAGCGCGCCCAGCGCGCCAATGGCAGGCAGCATGATCGAAGCTCCGCATTACACCGCTGGCCGCGGCCGGCAACTACGCACGGATCATTCCACCCCTGCGATAAGCAATCGCCGTGCCAGCTGCGAAGCATCGGTAAATGCTGGTGTTTTTCGCGCGCCCCGCGCGGGCGGGACGGCAATTTCTGCCCCATCCGGCACAACCTGCCGAGCCTGCGCGGCCCGTGCTTGCGCCCTCGATTTGCGGGGAGACGGCGCGGCGTGGTAGCGAAGCTGATCCACCCCACACGCACCTGGAAGCCCTGATGTCCTCCTTCGCGCTCCGTCCGCTCGCCATTGCGCCCTCGATCCTCGCCTCGGATTTTTCCAAGCTCGGCGAAGAGGTCCGCGCGGTCGATACCGCCGGCTGCGATTGGATCCATCTCGACGTGATGGACGGCCATTTCGTGCCGAACATTTCCTACGGCCCGGACGTGATCAAGGCGATGCGGCCGCACACCAAGAAGGTGTTCGACGCCCATCTGATGATCGCGCCGTGCGATCCGTATCTGGAGGCCTTCGCCAAGGCCGGCTGCGACATCATCACCGTGCACGCCGAAGCCGGCCCGCATCTGCACCGCTCGCTGCAGGCAATCCGCGCGCTCGGCAAGAAGGCCGGCGTCTCGCTCAATCCCGGCACGCACCCGAGCGCGATCGAATACGTGCTCGACGACATCGACCTGGTGCTGGTGATGTCGGTGAACCCCGGCTTCGGCGGCCAGGCGTTCATCCCGAGCGCGGTTCAGAAGATCAAGCAGATCCGCGCCATGGTGGCCGGCCGCCCGATCGACATCGAAGTCGACGGCGGCGTCTCCGACAAGGTCGCCGGCGAACTCGCCGCAGCGGGTGCGAACGCATTCGTGGCCGGCAGCGCGGTGTTCAAGGGCGGCACGGTGGAGGCGTACAAGGCCAACATCGCCGGGATCAGGAACGCGGCGGCGGCGGCGAGAGGCGAAGTGGTTTAGGTTCACTCAAGGTGTACAGAGAGGGTAATCGGCTGACAGTGCCGCGGTGAGCGGGCGGCGTCAGGCGGCTACTTTGGTGGCTTGTTTTCCGGCTTTCTTTCCCTCCTTCCTTTGCTGTGACGTGGGCAGCCCTTCGACGAAGGCGGTGGCCGGTGTGCGGCCGTTCATGCCGCGGCCCTGGTGCGGCCGGCGCTGATTGTAGCCGACCAGGTAGTCGTCGAGAACGGTCTGCATCTCGTCGATGGTTTCGAACCAGGTGCGGCGACCCTCGACCCGGAAGTGCTCGTCGAGCAGGGTGCGGTGCAGCCGCTCGACGATGCCGTTGGACTGCGGCCGCTTCACCCGTGTGGTGCGGTGGTCGATGTCCTCGAGCTGCAGGAACAGCTCGTAGGGATGCTGGTCGGGCCGGCCGCAGAACTCCCGGCCGTTGTCGGACAGCACGGTCTCGATTTTGGCGTCGTGCGCCTCGAAGGTCGGCAGCACGTCGTTGTTCATCAAATGCACGGCGGTGACCGGCAGCTTGCTGGAGTAGAGCCGGGCGAAGGCGTAGCGGCTATGGCAGTCGATCGCGGTCTGCAGATAGACCTTGCCGACACCCTTGAGCGTGCCGACGAAGAAAGTGTCGACGGCGACGAGGCTGCCGGTGTGCGGGGCCTCGATGTGGCGCTCCCGGAACTCGGGCGAGAACCGTTCGAGCAGCCTTGTCTGTTCGTCCGAGAGCTCGATGGTGCGCTCGGCGGTGGTCTTCTCCAGCCGCAGCAGCCGCTCGTGCTTGGTCAGCAGGCCATGGCGCTGCCACACCCCGCGGATGCCGCCGGCGGAGACCTGCAGGCCTTTCAGCCGCAGCTCCTGCTCGACACGCACCGCGCCGTGGCACGGGTGCACCAGGGCGTGGTCGAGCACGGCTGCCTCGATCTCGGCCGAGACGCGGTTGGGATGCGGCCCCCTGGCGCCGGGCAGCCGGTCGATCAGGCCTTCGGCGCCGAAGGTCTGGAAGTTGCGGCGGATCTCGTAGAACTGCTGCCGGGAATAACCCATCACCTTGCAGGCGCGGCTGACGTTCTGAAGATCCGTGGCCAGCTCCAGCAACGAGAGCTTGCGCCGTGCTATCTTGTCCTTGGAGGTCATGATCGTTTGTCCTTGAGGTTCGATTGGTCGTTTGGCGACACCATCAAACCCGCTCGGACGCGGCGTGACCACCGGAACCGGGCGCTCGGACTCTTGCGGTCCGCGCCCGGTTCTTTCGGGGCCAAACTGTCAGGTGATTACGATCTCAGGACACTCAAGGCAATTGATGTATTAGTTATTAATATGGCCAACACGTTCACTCTTGCGAGAGTATCAGCCCGCACTGGAATCGCTGATGCCATCTACGTTCATGGACTCTGCGGGCACCTCGAAACCACTTGGACCTCCACACAATCAAGAGATCCCCTAGGAGGGTTCTGGCCGAAGTGGATTTGCGAAGATGTCCCCACGCTGAATGTCTACACTCTCGGATATCCGACTGACATTCTTGAAAGCTGGGCTAAAAAGGAAATGTCGTTGTATGAGCGCTCCAAGTCAATTCTCCACTACCTAGCCTCTTACAACTTTGGCGAGAGACAAATCGCATTCGTTACCCACAGCCTAGGGGGCCTTCTTATAAAACAAGTCATTAGAACTGGACTTGAGTCTTCCAATCCCGCCTGGAAAAAAATTGCGGAAAGCATCCGGCTAGTCATTTTCTTGGCAACGCCTCATTCCGGCTCCGGCACCGCTTCAGCGCTGAGCTATTTTCTGCCGCGACTCAGCTCCAAGTATATCAAACTACTCCGATCGGGCAGCGATGAACTAGACCAGCTTCGAACGAACTATCAGCGAACGGCCAATAGCCTTGGGATAGTAACCGCCTCTTATTATGAAACGCACAGAACGAAAAACTTTGGGATCATTGTCGACAGACTCTCTGCGGACCCCGGCACAGCAGACTCCGAAACCATTCCAGTGGATGCAGATCACATCGGCATCTGCAAGCCATTAGACCGCAATCAACCAGTTTACCTAGGAATCAGCAAACTACTAAGAGAGTTCACAATCGCGGAACACGCCTCCACGAATGAAATAGCCGCACCATCAAAAGTCAGAGCGGAACGGCTCTATTTCAGTATCTTTGATCAACCAACGACCAACGATTTCTATTTTGTTCTTCCATTTGATGGAGCAACAGCTTTTTCCATACCCTTAGTTTTCTGCATCCACAGCTCGTCACCAAAAAGCATTAAGAACGTCTTCATGACTCTTGAGATGCTGAATTTCTTCTACCAGGCTCAAGTGGGACGCACTTTCGACCGACTTGCCGAGGCGCGCGAGATTCGGATGGTAACGGACCGTGGGGACAAGGAAGGAATTGCAAGGGTCAGTTACAAGATACCCAGCCTTCCACCGCACACCCAATTCACGATTAGAGATTATATATTCGCAAAACGCTCGACAGTATATTCAGGAACACACCCTGTCACATTCAAGGACGGCGTCTCCGCGAGACTTGAGACCGCTATGACATTTTCGATACCTGTAACTATTACTCTTGATGGCGAGGACATCGTGCCTTTTTCCACAACTCTCAAGTTCCATTTTCGAGAAGGCGATATCACAGATTTTCGAAACGTTAAGCGACGCGAAAATGAACTGCTGGGGCAAACGAAAGAGAAGACTCCTAGAGTTGCTACATTTATCGGCTTCAATGATTTTATCGAACATACTGGCGAAGTCGGATCGAGAATTAGGGAGGCGGACATCGATTCGGTGGTGATGAAAATCGCGCGGATAACCCCAAGGGGCATCGAAGAGATAAATTGATCCTATCGGTTGCCGGACGGGTACCCGAAGGCTCCCGGACATGTGCTTGCGAGGCACAGCGGGCAGGACAACGCATCTTTCCGACTTCGCCGGCGCAGTGCCGGCTTCGTTGAACCATCGTTCCGAACCGGTTGCCCGGCCCGCCGATCTGTCCCGCTTGTACGACGCCTCGCGAAGCGCCCCTCACGAACAGGATGGTGCGGACTATAATCACAATAAGAATGTTGCCAAGACAATCGATTCCGTTCGTCATTCCGGGGCGCGCGGAGCGCGAGCCCGGAATCCATAACCACCGCACTCGGTGAGAGGCACGGCGGTTGCGGCGCTCTGCGTCACTGCGAGTCCAGGGACTATGGATTCCAGGTTCGCTCGCTGCGCGAGCGCCCCGGAATGACGAACGAAAAGTGGGAGGGCGCCCGTTCGACTCGCCTCCCCGCCCCGCGTCTGCTAAAGCGCGGCGTAATCCCCCAAAACCCACGAGTTTGCGATGATCCCGCGTTATACCCGTCCGGAAATGGCTGCCATTTGGGAGCCGCTGACCCGCTTCAAGATCTGGTTCGAGATCGAGGCCCACGCCTCCGACGCGCAGGCTGCGCTCGGGGTGATCCCGAAGGAGGCCGCCGAGGCGATCTGGAAGGGCGGCAAGGACGCCGCGTTCGACGTGGCGCGGATCGACGAGATCGAGCGCGAGGTCAAGCACGACGTCATCGCCTTCCTGACCCATCTGGCCGAGTTCGTCGGGCCGATGTCGCGGTTCGTGCACCAGGGCATGACCTCGTCGGACGTGCTCGACACCTGCTTCAACGTCCAGCTCACCCGCGCCGCCGACATCCTGCTGGCCGACCTCGACCGCGTGCTGGCGGCACTGAAGGCCCGCGCCTTCGAACACCGGATGACGCCGTCGATCGGCCGCTCACACGGCATCCACGCCGAGCCGGTGACGTTCGGCCTGAAGATGGCCTACGCCTATGCCGAATTCAGCCGCGCCCGCGACCGCCTGGTGGCGGCCCGTAAGGAAGTCGCGACCTGCGCGATCTCCGGCTCGGTCGGCACCTTCGCCCACATCGATCCGCGGGTCGAAGAGCACGTCGCCAAGGCGATGGGCCTCGCGGTCGAGCCGGTCTCGACGCAGGTCATCCCGCGCGACCGCCACGCGATGTTCTTCGCCGTGCTCGGCGTGATCGCCTCGTCGATGGAGCGGCTCGCCACCGAGATCCGCCATCTGCAGCGCACCGAAGTGCTCGAGGCCGAGGAGTATTTCTCCGAGGGCCAGAAGGGTTCCTCGTCGATGCCGCACAAGCGCAACCCGGTGCTGACCGAGAACCTCACCGGCCTCGCCCGCATGGTCCGCGCCTATGTGATGCCGGCGATGGAGAACGTGGTGCTGTGGCACGAGCGCGATATCTCGCACTCGTCGGCCGAGCGGATGCTGGCGCCCGACGCCACCGTGACGCTGGACTTCGCGCTCAACCGCCTCGCCGGCGTGATCGAGAAGCTGGTGGTGTATCCGGAGAACATGACCAAGAACCTCGACCGCCTCGGCGGCCTGGTGCATTCGCAGCGGCTGCTCACGGCACTGACCCAGAAGGGCTGCTCGCGCGAGGAGAGCTACAAGCTGGTCCAGCGCAACGCGATGCCGGTGTGGCGCGGCGAAGGCGACTTCCTGTCGCTGCTGAAGAAGGACCCGGACGTCAGGAAGTACATGACCGACGACGAGATCGAAGAGCAGTTCGACCTCGGCTATCACCACAAGCACGTCGACACCATCTTCAAGCGGGTGTTCGGCGAGAGCTGACAATCGCCACCGAAACGGCGTCGCTCAACAAAAAGCCCCCGGTTCGCGGGGGCTTTTTTCATGGCTGCGGCAAGCCTGATACGCACGAAACCGGCCACCCGCTCAAGCACGGAGCTTCGGTTCAGACTCACGACAGGTCATGCCCGGCCTTGTGCCGAGCATCAGCGTCTTCAGACCGATGCGCAAGCAAGACGTGAATGGCGGGGACAAAGCCCGACCATGACGAAGATCACCAAAGAGCTGCCGCTCAGGCCGCCTTGGCGAGGTGCTGGGCGAGGCCGGCGAACAGGCCGCGGCCGTCGGTGCAGCCCATGATGTCTTCGACGTGGTTTTCCGGGTGCGGCATCATGCCGAGCACGTTGCCGCGCTCGGAGACGATGCCGGCGATCGAGGCGGCGGCGCCGTTGATGTTGTGGCTCTCGCCGACTTCACCTTCCGGCGAGCAGTAGCGATACAGCACCCGCCCGTCGCCTTCGAGCCGCTTCACGGTGTCTTCGTCGGCTTCGTAGTTGCCTTCGCCGTGCGCCACCGGCACCTTGATCACCTGCCCGGCCTTGTAACCCTGGGTGAACGGAGTGTCGTTGCGCTCGACGCGCAGATGCACGTCGCGGCAGATGAATTTCAGCCGCGCGTTGCGCATCAGGACGCCCGGCAGCAGGCCGGACTCGCACAGGATCTGGAAACCGTTGCAGACGCCGAGCACCAGGCCGCCATCGGCGGCGAACTTGCGCACCGCGTCCATCACCGGCGCCCGCGCCGCGATCGCGCCGCAGCGCAAGTAATCGCCATAGGAGAAGCCGCCGGGAACGACGACGAGGTCGGTGCCCTTCGGCAGCTCGGTTTCGGCGTGCCACACCATGGCGGCATCGTTGCCGGAGACGAGTTTCAGCGCGCGCGCCATGTCGCGCTCGCGATTGATGCCGGGGAAGACGAGGACGGCGGATTTCATGCAATTTCCGATTTCGCGTAGAGCGGGCCTGGGACGATCTCGTCGACTGCTATTTGTCAGGTCGAGATTGCCGGTGCGTCATTCAGTTCGAGACGGCGCTCAATGTGCTCGAGCCGGCCGTCGTAGCGACCAAGGATTGCGTACACGTTCTGGACGTCCTGTTGCATGGAAATCAAATAGCCACGCATGGCGTTCATTTCGGACTTCAGTTCGTCCACCTTATGGTCGACCTTGTCCAATCGCTGCTGAACCTGCTTCAGCACCTCGAAAATCAACTCATTGCTCACTTCAGCCATGACCTGATCCTCTGAACGTCGGCTTAGCCCAGCACCTCGACGCGATAATTCTCGATCACGGTGTTGGCCAGCAGCTTGTCGGCGGCGTCCTTGAGGGCGGCTTCGGCCTTGGCCTTGTCGGCGGCGCCGTCGAGCTCGATGTCGAACACCTTGCCCTGGCGCACGCTGGCGATGCCGGCGACGCCGAGCGACTTCAGCGCGCCCTCGATCGCCTTGCCCTGCGGATCCAGGATCCCGTTCTTCAAGGTAACAGTTACCCGTGCCTTCATGGTCGCCTCGATGATCCCCTCGTCATGCCGGGCGCAAGCCTCGCCCCGCTGGTCATTCCGGGGCGCTCGCACAAGCGAGCGAACCCGGAATCTCGATCGTTCTATAACTTCTGGATTCCGGGTTCGCCGCTGCGCGGCGCCCCGGAACGACGTCGACGGGGCGCTCAGCGCGCCCGAGCGACGTCAGCCCTTCACCAGCACCGGGCCGGAGCCGATCGGACGCTCGTTTTCCATCAGGATGCCGAGGCGCTTGGCGACTTCGGTGTAGGCCTCCAGCAGGCCACCGAGATCGCGGCGGAAGCGGTCCTTGTCGAGCTTCTCGTTCGACTTGATGTCCCACAGCCGGCAGCTGTCCGGCGAGATTTCGTCGGCGACGATGATGCGCATCATCTCGCTTTCGAACAGCCGGCCGCACTCCATCTTGAAGTCGACCAGGCGGATGCCGATGCCGAGGAAGAGACCGGTGAGGAAATCATTGACGCGGATCGCCAGCGCCATGATGTCGTCGATCTCCTGCGGCGTCGCCCAGCCGAACGCGGTGATGTGCTCTTCCGAGACCATCGGGTCGTTGAGCTGGTCGTTCTTGTAGTAGAACTCGATGATCGAGCGCGGCAGTTGCGTGCCCTCCTCGATCCCGAGCCGCTGCGACAGCGAACCCGCGGCGACGTTGCGCACCACCACCTCGAGCGGCACGATCTCGACTTCGCGGATCAGCTGCTCGCGCATGTTGAGGCGGCGGATGAAATGGGTCGGCACCCCGATGTCGTTGAGGTGCTGAAACAGGTACTCGGAGATCCGGTTGTTGAGGACGCCCTTGCCCTCGATCACCTGGTGCTTCTTGGCATTGAACGCGGTGGCGTCGTCCTTGAAGTGCTGAATCAGCGTTCCGGGTTCCGGACCTTCATACAGCACCTTGGCCTTGCCTTCGTAAATGCGACGTCGCCGGCTCATGGGGATGTACCGTGTTTTGTTGAAATCCATCGGGTGGTGGGCTCCGTCTGACGAAAGCGGCCCACGGCGGAGCTGCCGAACAGGCCAGGAATAGGAAACAGAACGAGAACCCAGCCTCGCTGCAACCTAGCTGATTGGCCCCCTCGATACAATCGATCCGGCCGGGTGGCCCTGGAGTTTTACCCCTCGCTGTGCGCCATTGTGGCAGTTGTCTTAACGGGCGGCTCTGGATATCTAGGCATCGAACCCGCCCACCGCAAACCGGCCGTTCTGCCGGCTCAAGATCGGAACATCAGACATGACCACGTTCGACAAGCGCGAAGAAGGCTTCGAGAGGAAGTTCGCGCTCGACGAGGAGCAGAAGTTCAAGGCCGAGGCGCGCCGCGACAAGCTGCTGGGCCTCTGGATCGCCGAGAAGCTCGGCCTGTCCGGCGACGCTGCCGCCGCC from the Rhodopseudomonas palustris genome contains:
- a CDS encoding EF-hand domain-containing protein; protein product: MLPAIGALGALSGLLNTLSSTSKSSSQTTSFTNPFASSSSSTSTSSFPTLSTSGTGSFPSSGLSQETMQALLDAQSQQSTSSSNSTASKTRDSALKDLFKQIDADGDGSITKSEFENALGAGGTNVANADKVFGKMDANNDGKVSMDEMSSALKSGRRHHAHGGGGANGGNGGGGSSDPLLQALSGSSSTSVTNSDGSVTTSVTYSDGSKVTMTSAATGSSSSSATSSYNFVEQLIQRQASQIQAASAKSLSVSA
- the rpe gene encoding ribulose-phosphate 3-epimerase, which encodes MSSFALRPLAIAPSILASDFSKLGEEVRAVDTAGCDWIHLDVMDGHFVPNISYGPDVIKAMRPHTKKVFDAHLMIAPCDPYLEAFAKAGCDIITVHAEAGPHLHRSLQAIRALGKKAGVSLNPGTHPSAIEYVLDDIDLVLVMSVNPGFGGQAFIPSAVQKIKQIRAMVAGRPIDIEVDGGVSDKVAGELAAAGANAFVAGSAVFKGGTVEAYKANIAGIRNAAAAARGEVV
- a CDS encoding IS481 family transposase, yielding MTSKDKIARRKLSLLELATDLQNVSRACKVMGYSRQQFYEIRRNFQTFGAEGLIDRLPGARGPHPNRVSAEIEAAVLDHALVHPCHGAVRVEQELRLKGLQVSAGGIRGVWQRHGLLTKHERLLRLEKTTAERTIELSDEQTRLLERFSPEFRERHIEAPHTGSLVAVDTFFVGTLKGVGKVYLQTAIDCHSRYAFARLYSSKLPVTAVHLMNNDVLPTFEAHDAKIETVLSDNGREFCGRPDQHPYELFLQLEDIDHRTTRVKRPQSNGIVERLHRTLLDEHFRVEGRRTWFETIDEMQTVLDDYLVGYNQRRPHQGRGMNGRTPATAFVEGLPTSQQRKEGKKAGKQATKVAA
- a CDS encoding esterase/lipase family protein, with translation MANTFTLARVSARTGIADAIYVHGLCGHLETTWTSTQSRDPLGGFWPKWICEDVPTLNVYTLGYPTDILESWAKKEMSLYERSKSILHYLASYNFGERQIAFVTHSLGGLLIKQVIRTGLESSNPAWKKIAESIRLVIFLATPHSGSGTASALSYFLPRLSSKYIKLLRSGSDELDQLRTNYQRTANSLGIVTASYYETHRTKNFGIIVDRLSADPGTADSETIPVDADHIGICKPLDRNQPVYLGISKLLREFTIAEHASTNEIAAPSKVRAERLYFSIFDQPTTNDFYFVLPFDGATAFSIPLVFCIHSSSPKSIKNVFMTLEMLNFFYQAQVGRTFDRLAEAREIRMVTDRGDKEGIARVSYKIPSLPPHTQFTIRDYIFAKRSTVYSGTHPVTFKDGVSARLETAMTFSIPVTITLDGEDIVPFSTTLKFHFREGDITDFRNVKRRENELLGQTKEKTPRVATFIGFNDFIEHTGEVGSRIREADIDSVVMKIARITPRGIEEIN
- the purB gene encoding adenylosuccinate lyase — protein: MIPRYTRPEMAAIWEPLTRFKIWFEIEAHASDAQAALGVIPKEAAEAIWKGGKDAAFDVARIDEIEREVKHDVIAFLTHLAEFVGPMSRFVHQGMTSSDVLDTCFNVQLTRAADILLADLDRVLAALKARAFEHRMTPSIGRSHGIHAEPVTFGLKMAYAYAEFSRARDRLVAARKEVATCAISGSVGTFAHIDPRVEEHVAKAMGLAVEPVSTQVIPRDRHAMFFAVLGVIASSMERLATEIRHLQRTEVLEAEEYFSEGQKGSSSMPHKRNPVLTENLTGLARMVRAYVMPAMENVVLWHERDISHSSAERMLAPDATVTLDFALNRLAGVIEKLVVYPENMTKNLDRLGGLVHSQRLLTALTQKGCSREESYKLVQRNAMPVWRGEGDFLSLLKKDPDVRKYMTDDEIEEQFDLGYHHKHVDTIFKRVFGES
- the purQ gene encoding phosphoribosylformylglycinamidine synthase subunit PurQ, translated to MKSAVLVFPGINRERDMARALKLVSGNDAAMVWHAETELPKGTDLVVVPGGFSYGDYLRCGAIAARAPVMDAVRKFAADGGLVLGVCNGFQILCESGLLPGVLMRNARLKFICRDVHLRVERNDTPFTQGYKAGQVIKVPVAHGEGNYEADEDTVKRLEGDGRVLYRYCSPEGEVGESHNINGAAASIAGIVSERGNVLGMMPHPENHVEDIMGCTDGRGLFAGLAQHLAKAA
- the purS gene encoding phosphoribosylformylglycinamidine synthase subunit PurS, with the translated sequence MKARVTVTLKNGILDPQGKAIEGALKSLGVAGIASVRQGKVFDIELDGAADKAKAEAALKDAADKLLANTVIENYRVEVLG
- the purC gene encoding phosphoribosylaminoimidazolesuccinocarboxamide synthase, whose protein sequence is MSRRRRIYEGKAKVLYEGPEPGTLIQHFKDDATAFNAKKHQVIEGKGVLNNRISEYLFQHLNDIGVPTHFIRRLNMREQLIREVEIVPLEVVVRNVAAGSLSQRLGIEEGTQLPRSIIEFYYKNDQLNDPMVSEEHITAFGWATPQEIDDIMALAIRVNDFLTGLFLGIGIRLVDFKMECGRLFESEMMRIIVADEISPDSCRLWDIKSNEKLDKDRFRRDLGGLLEAYTEVAKRLGILMENERPIGSGPVLVKG